One region of Vicinamibacterales bacterium genomic DNA includes:
- a CDS encoding cupredoxin family copper-binding protein, translated as MRGRARAVAAAFLLLLLCGSIEAAAPLRAPVPAEPSRKPATVRVTIEGMKFLPADAVARAGDTIVWTNTDVVAHTVTSKSGLFDSKLIPPGGSWKYVARKSGEFDYKCSYHVPMAGRFSVR; from the coding sequence ATGCGCGGCCGCGCGCGGGCGGTTGCCGCCGCCTTCCTCCTCCTCCTCCTCTGCGGATCGATCGAGGCGGCGGCACCGCTTCGCGCGCCAGTTCCGGCCGAGCCGTCGCGCAAGCCGGCCACCGTTCGCGTGACGATCGAGGGCATGAAGTTCTTGCCCGCCGATGCGGTCGCCCGCGCCGGCGACACGATCGTCTGGACCAACACCGACGTCGTCGCGCACACGGTGACGTCGAAGAGCGGGCTCTTCGACTCGAAGCTGATTCCGCCGGGCGGCAGCTGGAAGTACGTCGCGAGGAAGTCCGGCGAGTTCGACTACAAGTGCTCATACCACGTGCCGATGGCGGGCAGGTTCAGCGTTCGCTGA
- a CDS encoding DUF4142 domain-containing protein has protein sequence MKTTALFATAVLTFTAPAFAQAPNDAQIASIVVTANQVDIDAGKLAESKASNADVKQFAKLMVTDHTGVNKQATELVTRLHVTPQDNDTSKSLKDGGDKNLATIKTLKGAAFDKAYVDHEVAYHQAVLDTIDKTLIPNASNADLKALLVKVRPAIAAHLEHAQHLQASLK, from the coding sequence ATGAAAACAACCGCTCTCTTTGCAACCGCAGTGCTCACCTTCACGGCGCCCGCGTTCGCGCAGGCGCCCAACGACGCCCAGATCGCTTCGATCGTCGTCACCGCCAACCAGGTGGATATCGACGCGGGGAAACTGGCCGAGTCGAAGGCGAGCAATGCCGACGTCAAACAGTTCGCCAAGCTCATGGTGACCGACCACACCGGTGTGAACAAGCAGGCGACCGAACTGGTGACACGCCTGCACGTGACGCCGCAGGACAACGACACCAGCAAGTCGCTGAAGGACGGCGGCGACAAGAACCTCGCGACGATCAAGACGCTGAAGGGCGCCGCCTTCGACAAGGCCTACGTCGACCATGAGGTGGCGTATCACCAGGCGGTGCTCGACACCATCGACAAGACGCTGATTCCCAATGCCAGCAACGCCGACCTCAAGGCGCTGCTCGTCAAGGTCCGCCCGGCGATTGCCGCGCATCTCGAACATGCGCAGCATCTGCAGGCGTCGCTGAAGTAA
- a CDS encoding RNA polymerase sigma factor — protein MSSNLGSSAASAAEFERLMRQHNQRLFRVARSILRDDADAEDALQDAYVQAYRKLGDFRGDAELSTWLTRIVINQALMRVRSRSRDRNVISFSQADAASPEIDVPDVQTESPSDAALRGEVRKVLEQRIDELPENFRTVFVMREVEEMTARETAAALGIPEATVRTRLFRARALLREALDRDVDSARGNVFGFDGTRCDRIVAAVLARL, from the coding sequence ATGTCCAGCAACCTCGGATCCTCCGCCGCATCCGCCGCCGAGTTCGAGCGGCTGATGCGCCAGCACAACCAGCGGCTCTTCCGTGTGGCCCGTTCAATCCTGCGCGACGACGCCGACGCGGAGGACGCGCTGCAGGACGCCTACGTCCAGGCCTACCGCAAACTGGGGGACTTCCGCGGCGACGCCGAGCTCTCCACGTGGCTGACGCGGATCGTCATCAATCAGGCGCTGATGCGCGTGCGCAGCCGGTCGCGCGACCGTAACGTGATCTCGTTCAGTCAGGCTGACGCCGCCTCGCCGGAGATTGACGTGCCCGATGTCCAGACCGAATCGCCGTCGGACGCCGCGCTGCGAGGCGAGGTCCGGAAGGTGCTCGAGCAACGCATCGACGAGCTGCCCGAGAACTTCCGCACCGTGTTCGTCATGCGCGAGGTCGAGGAGATGACCGCGCGTGAAACCGCCGCTGCGCTCGGCATTCCCGAAGCGACGGTGCGCACGCGTCTGTTCCGCGCCCGCGCCCTGCTGCGCGAAGCCCTCGACCGCGACGTCGACAGCGCGCGCGGCAACGTGTTCGGCTTCGACGGCACCCGCTGCGACCGCATCGTCGCGGCCGTGCTGGCTCGCCTCTAG
- a CDS encoding DUF169 domain-containing protein, with translation MFTPTTSLESLLQLTSAPVAITFSDEPPAGIPRAGAAEAAGCGYWRRAAEGDVFYTVADDHKRCPVGAHTHNVPLSPAEQQELMGLVQTMVGLSYIRMEEVSAIPTRKTPLRVATYAPLGKAPVPPDVVLVRGNARQLMLLAEAAQLAGIAGTGATMGRPTCAVVPEAINRSATAASFGCVGNRVYTNAGDHDAYFAMPGGQLSALEAALATIVHANEELAKFHRARAGQGAISG, from the coding sequence ATGTTCACGCCAACCACATCGCTCGAATCACTGCTTCAACTGACCTCGGCGCCGGTCGCGATCACCTTCAGCGACGAGCCCCCGGCGGGGATCCCGCGCGCCGGCGCGGCCGAGGCCGCCGGCTGCGGCTACTGGCGGCGCGCCGCCGAGGGTGACGTGTTCTATACCGTGGCCGACGACCACAAGCGGTGTCCGGTCGGCGCGCACACGCACAATGTCCCTCTGTCACCCGCAGAGCAGCAGGAGCTCATGGGCCTGGTCCAGACGATGGTCGGCCTCTCTTACATCCGGATGGAGGAGGTGTCCGCCATCCCGACGCGAAAAACGCCGTTGCGCGTGGCGACGTATGCGCCGCTTGGCAAAGCGCCCGTCCCGCCAGACGTCGTTCTGGTCCGCGGCAACGCACGGCAGCTGATGCTGCTGGCCGAGGCCGCGCAGCTCGCCGGCATCGCCGGCACCGGCGCCACGATGGGGCGGCCGACATGCGCCGTGGTGCCGGAGGCGATCAACCGCTCGGCGACGGCGGCCAGTTTCGGGTGCGTCGGCAACCGTGTGTATACGAACGCGGGAGACCACGACGCCTACTTTGCGATGCCCGGCGGCCAGCTGAGCGCGCTCGAAGCCGCGCTCGCGACGATCGTGCACGCAAACGAGGAATTGGCGAAGTTCCATCGGGCGCGGGCCGGGCAGGGCGCGATCAGCGGATGA
- a CDS encoding pirin family protein, whose translation MSVRPVKRIVQASPAVEGAGVKLRRAFGFGDTAEFDPFLLLDDFRNDTPADYLAGFPWHPHRGIETITYVLAGTVAHGDSLGNRGTLGAGDVQWMTAGRGILHQEMPRGDTQGRMHGFQLWANLPSSLKMTEPRYQDIQAADIPETTDDDGTHARIITGEFWGRRGVVEGTAADPIYVDITVPAGREKRIAVDRARQAFAYVFAGSGRFRNASDPRAVLTEAADGSDRVEYSAAGNRSLVLFDRGDEIVVQAGDEGIRFLLVSGRPIEEPVAWYGPIVMNSDAELQQAFRELREGTFIR comes from the coding sequence ATGTCAGTCAGACCCGTGAAACGCATCGTCCAGGCCTCCCCCGCTGTCGAGGGTGCCGGTGTGAAACTGCGCCGCGCCTTCGGATTCGGCGACACGGCCGAGTTCGATCCGTTCTTGTTGCTCGACGACTTCCGCAACGACACCCCGGCCGACTATCTGGCCGGCTTTCCCTGGCACCCGCATCGCGGCATCGAGACGATTACTTACGTGCTCGCGGGAACGGTCGCGCACGGCGACAGTCTCGGTAACCGGGGCACGCTCGGCGCCGGCGACGTCCAATGGATGACGGCCGGCCGCGGCATCCTCCACCAGGAGATGCCGCGCGGCGACACCCAGGGCAGGATGCACGGATTCCAGCTCTGGGCGAATTTGCCCTCGTCGCTGAAGATGACCGAGCCGCGCTATCAGGACATCCAGGCAGCCGACATCCCGGAGACAACCGACGACGACGGCACGCACGCGCGAATCATCACCGGCGAGTTCTGGGGGCGTCGCGGCGTCGTCGAGGGAACGGCGGCCGATCCGATCTATGTCGACATCACCGTGCCGGCCGGACGCGAAAAGCGCATCGCCGTGGATCGGGCGCGCCAGGCCTTCGCATACGTCTTCGCGGGGAGCGGCCGGTTCCGCAACGCCTCCGACCCTCGCGCGGTCCTCACCGAGGCCGCCGACGGCAGCGACCGCGTCGAATACAGCGCCGCCGGCAATCGCTCGCTCGTGCTCTTCGACCGCGGCGACGAGATCGTCGTCCAGGCCGGCGACGAGGGCATCCGGTTCCTGCTCGTCTCGGGACGGCCGATCGAAGAGCCGGTCGCCTGGTACGGACCGATCGTCATGAACAGCGACGCCGAGCTCCAGCAGGCCTTCCGCGAGCTGCGCGAGGGGACGTTCATCCGCTGA